The Streptomyces achromogenes genome window below encodes:
- a CDS encoding class I adenylate-forming enzyme family protein: MNDTAAATAATAAAAHELSASRTLWELLARRADLTPGRRVLLQGDRALTFGGLRERAERTAAGLHDMGVRPGTVVAWQLPTRLETAVLSFALARLGAVQTPVIPFYRDREVGFALRESKAEFFATPGVWRGFDHTEMARRLGAKGVFEAYDDLPDGDPAILPAPPAEGGSVRWIYWTSGTTSDPKGVLHTDRSLIAGGSCLAHALRLTADDIGSMAFPYAHIAGPDYTVMLLLYGFPAVMFEHFALPDALAEYRRHGVTVAGGSTAFYSMFLAEQRKQPGVPVIPTLRLLAGGGAPKPPEVYHAVVREMGVQLTHGYGMTEVPMITMGAPDDTAENLATTEGRPPEGMEIRVAGDGEVRLRGEAVCRGYLDPGQSAEAFDADGFLRTGDLGRLTESGHLVLTGRLKDVIIRKGENVSAKEIEDLLAAHPGVGDVAVIGLPDAERGERVCAVVEQPPGARALTLEAVTSYLRAAGLATHKLPEQLELVDALPRNDTLRKVLKYKLRERYSGTVK; this comes from the coding sequence GTGAACGACACCGCCGCCGCCACCGCCGCCACCGCCGCCGCCGCCCACGAGCTGAGCGCCTCCCGCACCCTCTGGGAGCTGCTCGCCCGCCGCGCCGACCTCACCCCCGGCCGCCGGGTCCTCCTCCAGGGCGACCGCGCCCTCACCTTCGGCGGGCTGCGCGAGCGCGCCGAGCGGACGGCGGCCGGACTGCACGACATGGGCGTACGCCCCGGCACCGTCGTCGCCTGGCAGCTGCCGACCCGCCTCGAGACCGCCGTGCTGTCCTTCGCCCTGGCCCGCCTCGGGGCCGTGCAGACCCCCGTCATCCCCTTCTACCGCGACCGCGAGGTCGGCTTCGCGCTGCGCGAGTCGAAGGCGGAGTTCTTCGCGACGCCGGGCGTCTGGCGCGGCTTCGACCACACCGAGATGGCCCGGCGGCTCGGCGCGAAGGGCGTCTTCGAGGCGTACGACGACCTGCCCGACGGCGACCCCGCGATCCTCCCCGCCCCGCCCGCCGAGGGCGGCTCGGTCCGCTGGATCTACTGGACGTCGGGCACCACGTCCGACCCCAAGGGCGTCCTGCACACCGACCGCTCGCTGATCGCGGGCGGCTCCTGCCTCGCCCACGCGCTGCGCCTCACGGCGGACGACATCGGCTCCATGGCGTTCCCGTACGCCCACATCGCCGGCCCCGACTACACCGTCATGCTCCTGCTCTACGGCTTCCCGGCGGTGATGTTCGAGCACTTCGCGCTGCCGGACGCGCTGGCGGAGTACCGGCGGCACGGCGTGACGGTGGCGGGCGGGTCGACGGCGTTCTACTCGATGTTCCTCGCCGAGCAGCGCAAGCAGCCGGGCGTCCCCGTGATCCCCACGCTGCGGCTGCTCGCGGGCGGCGGCGCGCCCAAGCCGCCGGAGGTGTACCACGCCGTCGTGCGCGAGATGGGTGTGCAGCTCACCCACGGCTATGGGATGACCGAGGTGCCGATGATCACCATGGGCGCGCCGGACGACACGGCGGAGAACCTCGCGACGACGGAGGGGCGGCCGCCCGAGGGCATGGAGATACGCGTCGCCGGGGACGGGGAGGTGCGGCTGCGCGGCGAGGCCGTGTGCCGGGGCTACCTGGACCCCGGCCAGAGCGCCGAGGCGTTCGACGCGGACGGATTCCTGCGCACCGGCGACCTCGGGCGGCTGACCGAGAGCGGGCACCTGGTGCTCACCGGGCGGCTGAAGGACGTCATCATCCGCAAGGGGGAGAACGTCTCCGCCAAGGAGATCGAGGACCTGCTGGCCGCCCACCCCGGCGTCGGGGACGTCGCCGTGATCGGCCTGCCCGACGCCGAGCGCGGGGAGCGGGTGTGCGCGGTCGTCGAGCAGCCGCCCGGGGCGCGGGCGCTGACCCTGGAGGCGGTCACGTCGTATCTGCGCGCGGCGGGACTCGCCACGCACAAGCTGCCCGAGCAACTGGAGCTGGTGGACGCCCTGCCGCGCAACGACACGCTCCGCAAGGTCCTCAAGTACAAGCTGCGCGAACGCTACTCGGGCACGGTGAAGTAG